Proteins from a single region of Mytilus trossulus isolate FHL-02 chromosome 2, PNRI_Mtr1.1.1.hap1, whole genome shotgun sequence:
- the LOC134705474 gene encoding BTB/POZ domain-containing protein 6-like, with amino-acid sequence MEPATIDSKDWRDDKSVRHCLSYMLKHELMCDVIFLVGSEKKAIPAHKIILASRRPVFYTMFEGSLPEKGEIAVPDIDENTFQVLLQFIYCDEVKVTFENMQDLLYASDKYMLFKVKSECEQRLKETVTASDPYKTLQTAIEFNLEELKSESISYIEKNAWKCLFSEQALKLSKECVEEILKSDYLSCTETDVCQFILEWGTYKCTRDEKEVVGENIRSVLKDLLFLVRFPLVEKEYFVKNFMPLKILKEEEIICMFTAPFTYESSLFNTIPRTPVSERTLYRLNRHRAVDSSRRNTDKIDALGIRVDKPIWLRGVIIYGGYGTTQPDSIPPCYIFNRTSTLSLLNSAGKICFENNAPILAMESCQTHDINITNPIQLKANTSYTLLVKNINHISYFGKNCKTTCISDGVTVTFRNSSMCTTGTNTNSGQIAGLLFSI; translated from the exons ATGGAACCAGCTACCATTGATAGTAAGGATTGGAGAGATGACAAATCAGTTCGTCATTGTTTGTCATATATGTTAAAGCATGAACTAATGTGTGACGTCATATTTCTTGTTGGAAGTGAGAAGAAAGCCATACCAGCCCATAAAATCATTTTAGCCAGCAGACGTCCTGTTTTCTATACTATGTTTGAAGGTTCACTACCAGAGAAAGGAGAAATTGCTGTACCTGATATTGATGAAAATACTTTTCAAGTTCTACTTCA GTTCATATACTGTGACGAAGTAAAagttacatttgaaaatatgcaAGATTTGTTGTATGCTTCTGATAAATATATGCTGTTCAAAGTCAAATCTGAATGTGAACAAAGATTAAAAGAAACAGTCACAGCATCTGATCCTTATAAGACCCTTCAAACTGCAATTGAATTCAACCTGGAAGAACTAAAGTCGGAAAGCATAAGCTATATCGAAAAAAATGCTTGGAAATGTTTATTTTCGGAGCAAGCCTTGAAACTATCCAAAGAATGCGTAGAAGAAATCTTAAAATCAGATTATCTCAGCTGCACTGAAACGGATGTTTGCCAGTTTATTCTTGAATGGGGAACGTACAAATGCACCAGAGATGAGAAAGAAGTTGTCGGAGAAAACATACGATCAGTTCTGAAAGATCTGTTGTTTTTGGTTAGGTTCCCACTAGTTGAAAAGGAATACTTTGTGAAGAACTTTATGCcactgaaaatattaaaagaagaaGAAATTATATGTATGTTTACAGCACCCTTTACGTATGAAAGCTCTTTGTTTAATACAATCCCCCGAACGCCAGTTTCTGAAAGGACATTATATCGTCTTAATCGGCACCGTGCTGTTGACAGTTCAAGGCGAAACACAGATAAAATTGATGCACTAGGAATTCGAGTAGACAAGCCTATCTGGTTAAGAGGGGTTATAATTTATGGTGGATATGGAACAACTCAACCTGATTCAATTCCTCCTTGTTACATTTTTAATAGAACTAGTACCTTATCATTACTAAATAGTGCTGGCAAAATATGTTTTGAGAATAATGCTCCAATACTTGCAATGGAATCCTGTCAAACACACGACATTAACATTACTAATCCAATTCAATTGAAAGCAAACACATCGTACACTCtattagtaaaaaatataaaccatATCTCTTATTTTGGGAAGAATTGTAAAACAACATGCATCAGTGATGGTGTAACAGTCACATTTAGGAACTCATCCATGTGTACAACAGGCACTAACACTAATAGCGGACAAATTGCTGGACTGTTATTCAGCATATAA